The Chlorobaculum sp. MV4-Y genome contains the following window.
AGTTCTCGGGATAAAGAAGGGAGGAGAAAAGTACGCGATCAAGCTTCAGCATTCCAGTCTTTTTATCGAGCTCATACTTGGTTTTACTGTCTTTGGAAATCTCGATGATCGCGTTAACAACATTCGGGCACTCTTCACCGATTTCAACGTGGTGCCACGGGTTAAAATTCATAGTTGACTGTCCTTATCTTGATGGTGTTGATGAAAAGGTGAGCAAAGATAGAATATTTTTTCAAACCTTCCAGAAAAAAGACAAGGCCGCCCTTGTCTGGTTACCAAAAATAATTTGCAGAAGCTGACAGATCAGCCGGATCAGCCGGATCAGCCAAATCTGACCGATCTGCCTCCATTTTTGATCACTCTTTTCGCTCAAAATAGTCCCTCGTCTCACTGGCGATCACCGGACTCAACAGCAGCAAGGCAACCAGGTTTGGCACCGCCATGAGACCATTCGCGATGTCGGCGAAGGTCCAGACCACCCGCAAAGAAGCAACGGAACCAACCATCACCGCCGCGACCCAGAGCCAGCGATATAGCTTGATCGCCCGGCCACCAACAAGATATTCGAGCGCTTTTTCGCCGTAGTACGACCAGCCAAGGATGGTCGAAAAAACGAATGTCAACAGGCCAAACGAAAGCACTAGCGGGCCGATATGTGGAATCTGCGAGAACGCGGCGTTGGTCAGGTCCGCTCCTTTCAGTCCGTTCATCCACTCACCCGAGTTGACCACCACGATACCTGTGGCAGCGCAGACAACCACCGTATCCCAGAAGGTGCCGGTCGAGGAGATCAGCGCCTGGCGCACCGGATGCGAAGTCTGCGCCGCCGCCGCCACGATGGGCGCACTGCCAAGGCCCGACTCGTTGGAGAAAAGTCCACGGGCAATACCGTAGCGCACCGCCTCGCGAGCCCCGGCACCTGCGAATCCACCGAGCGCGGCCTGGCCGGTAAAGGCCGAACTGACGATCAGGCTGATCGTGTCGCCAATTGAATGGTGCCCCATCACCAGCAACGCAACGCAACCGATCAGGTAGAGCGCGGCCATCAGCGGCACAAGGTACTCGCAAACGCGGGCAATCGACTTGATGCCGCCGATAATCACCACGCCGGTGAACACAGTCAGCACCGCGCCGCTCAGCCACGGCGAAACCTGATACTTGGTCTGCAACAGCGTGGCGATGGAGTTGGCCTGCACCATGTTGCCAATGCCAAACGAGGCCACAACGGTGAAGATGGCAAAAATAACGCCAAGCCATTTCATACCGAGGCCCTTTTCGAGCACATACATCGGCCCGCCAGCCACCGTCCCATCCTCGTTTACCGTGCGATACTTGACCGACAGCACTGCCTCGCCATATTTGGTGGCAATGCCAAACACGCCGGTCAGCCACATCCACAGCACCGCTCCCGGCCCGCCCATCGCCACGGCCGTCGAAACGCCGACGATGTTGCCTGTGCCGATCGTCGCCGCCAGCGCCGTTACCAGTGC
Protein-coding sequences here:
- a CDS encoding alanine/glycine:cation symporter family protein; amino-acid sequence: MQSFEALLSQIADFVWGIPLLVALFGTHLFLTFRLGIIQKHLLYAIRISFTRSHEGTGEISHFGALVTALAATIGTGNIVGVSTAVAMGGPGAVLWMWLTGVFGIATKYGEAVLSVKYRTVNEDGTVAGGPMYVLEKGLGMKWLGVIFAIFTVVASFGIGNMVQANSIATLLQTKYQVSPWLSGAVLTVFTGVVIIGGIKSIARVCEYLVPLMAALYLIGCVALLVMGHHSIGDTISLIVSSAFTGQAALGGFAGAGAREAVRYGIARGLFSNESGLGSAPIVAAAAQTSHPVRQALISSTGTFWDTVVVCAATGIVVVNSGEWMNGLKGADLTNAAFSQIPHIGPLVLSFGLLTFVFSTILGWSYYGEKALEYLVGGRAIKLYRWLWVAAVMVGSVASLRVVWTFADIANGLMAVPNLVALLLLSPVIASETRDYFERKE